The genomic window TATCCCACGGCTGCCTAAGGATGCGTAATTCTGATGTCCGATTGTTGTATGAGCAAGTGAGTTTAGGGACAACAGTGTTAGTGCGTGAATGATTAATTAAGAGTCCTTTGTCCTTTGTCTAAAACTCCTGACAAATGACTAATGACTCTTAAAGTTATAATTTTTGCTCAAAGTTAGGTGCGTATGTCTGGAGTAAAGCACTGACTTGGCGTACAACCTCATTGCCACTATTTTTGCCTAAGGCTTGCCGTTCTGGGAAGAAATGGGGTCGATCAAGGTAACGGTTAATTGCCTCACTTACTTGCTGAGAAATTAATTCTTGCAGTTGTGCCCGAGCCGTTTGGCGCTGGAAGGTAGCACCTTCTTCTGTAGTAGCATACAAAGGTGGTAACCGATTGAGAGCGTAAGCAGCAATATCGCCGACATCTAGAGAACTTTCGCTGGTGGCTTCAATTTCTGCGACTCGGGCGATCGCTTCAGTCAGTACCAATTCTTCCATGACGTTAATGAATTGTTTCCGAGGTACCGCCACTACCTCACCAGTCAATAGTGCTCCCATCAGCCGATCGAGTGCCATATACTCTTCAATTGAGAGTTCCGAGGCGTTGTCACAGATTCTACCGACTTCTGCTTCCATTGCTGGTGTTAAATAACCATCCTGGAGAGCTTGTTCTACAATTTTTTCGATACTCATAACGCTGATCATCATTTATGTTAGCCAAGCAAGGTAGGGACGGTATCAATCCAATTTCTTTTGCCTAATTCTCAGCAAAAAAAACACAAATTATGCACAGACGCGATCAATTCCGCCTCTACTAGTTAACGACCTTAGTCCGCCAAGGTGTTGGATCAACAGATTGTCCGTTGACATATAGACCCCAGTGTAAATGTGGGCCCGTGGCAGCACCAGTGGAACCCACTGCACCAATTAGTTGACCAGCTTTCACAAAATCACCTTCTTTAACGTTAATACGACTCAGGTGCATGAAAATACTGATTACTCC from Nostoc sp. UHCC 0926 includes these protein-coding regions:
- a CDS encoding late competence development ComFB family protein — translated: MSIEKIVEQALQDGYLTPAMEAEVGRICDNASELSIEEYMALDRLMGALLTGEVVAVPRKQFINVMEELVLTEAIARVAEIEATSESSLDVGDIAAYALNRLPPLYATTEEGATFQRQTARAQLQELISQQVSEAINRYLDRPHFFPERQALGKNSGNEVVRQVSALLQTYAPNFEQKL